A region of Anopheles merus strain MAF chromosome 2R, AmerM5.1, whole genome shotgun sequence DNA encodes the following proteins:
- the LOC121589176 gene encoding protein elav isoform X1: MTNKVLAAVQDLQKQQQQQQQQQQQQQQQQQQQQQQQQQNGANGGGGGGGGEAGQTVAGGAAGGGGQSSDNNSRTNLIVNYLPQTMTEEEIRSLFSSVGEVESVKLVRDKNVIYPGQPKGQSLGYGFVNYHRPQDAEQAVNVLNGLRLQNKVLKVSFARPSSEGIKGANLYISGLPKTITQEELETIFRPYGEIITSRVLIQDGNDKPKGVGFIRFDQRKEAERAIQALNGTTPKGLTDPITVKFSNTPGQNAAAKVVQPALPAFLNPQLTRRLGAIHHPINKGLARFSPMGGEVLDMMLPAAPANGLNVAPSGGWSIFIYNLAPETEENTLWQLFGPFGAVQNVKVIKDAATNQCKGYGFVTMTNYEEAMLAIRSLNGYTLGQRVLQVSFKTNKSNMQH, translated from the coding sequence ATGACGAACAAGGTGCTGGCGGCGGTTCAGGACCtccagaagcagcagcagcaacagcagcagcaacaacagcagcagcagcagcagcaacagcagcaacagcagcagcagcagcagaatggcgcaaacggtggcggtggtggtggtggtggtgaagcaGGCCAAACGGTGGCCGGCGGTGCGGCGGGCGGCGGTGGCCAAAGCTCGGACAACAACTCGCGCACCAACCTGATCGTGAACTATCTGCCACAGACAATGACGGAGGAAGAGATCCGGTCGCTGTTCTCGAGCGTCGGCGAGGTGGAAAGCGTGAAGCTGGTGCGCGACAAGAACGTCATCTACCCGGGGCAACCGAAGGGGCAGAGCCTCGGGTACGGCTTCGTCAACTACCACCGGCCGCAGGATGCCGAGCAGGCGGTGAACGTGCTGAACGGGCTGCGGTTACAGAACAAGGTGCTGAAGGTGTCGTTCGCCCGGCCCAGCTCGGAGGGCATCAAGGGTGCGAACCTGTACATCTCCGGCCTGCCGAAGACGATCACGCAGGAGGAGCTGGAGACGATCTTCCGGCCGTACGGCGAGATCATCACATCGCGCGTCCTCATCCAGGACGGCAACGACAAGCCGAAGGGCGTCGGCTTTATTCGGTTCGACCAGCGCAAGGAGGCGGAGCGGGCGATCCAGGCGCTGAACGGTACCACGCCGAAGGGGCTGACCGATCCGATCACGGTCAAGTTCTCGAACACGCCGGGCCAGAATGCGGCGGCCAAAGTGGTGCAGCCGGCCCTGCCCGCCTTCCTGAACCCGCAGCTGACTCGCCGGCTCGGCGCGATTCACCATCCGATCAACAAGGGGCTGGCCCGGTTTTCGCCCATGGGCGGGGAGGTGCTGGACATGATGCTGCCCGCCGCACCCGCCAACGGCTTGAACGTGGCCCCGTCCGGTGGCTGGAGCATATTCATCTACAATCTCGCACCGGAGACGGAGGAAAACACGCTGTGGCAGCTGttcggcccgttcggtgcggTGCAGAACGTGAAGGTCATCAAGGATGCGGCCACGAACCAGTGCAAGGGGTACGGGTTCGTGACGATGACCAACTACGAGGAGGCGATGCTGGCCATCCGGTCCCTCAACGGCTACACGCTCGGTCAGCGCGTCCTGCAAGTCAGCTTCAAGACCAACAAGTCAAA
- the LOC121589176 gene encoding protein elav isoform X2, translating to MTNKVLAAVQDLQKQQQQQQQQQQQQQQQQQQQQQQQQQNGANGGGGGGGGEAGQTVAGGAAGGGGQSSDNNSRTNLIVNYLPQTMTEEEIRSLFSSVGEVESVKLVRDKNVIYPGQPKGQSLGYGFVNYHRPQDAEQAVNVLNGLRLQNKVLKVSFARPSSEGIKGANLYISGLPKTITQEELETIFRPYGEIITSRVLIQDGNDKPKGVGFIRFDQRKEAERAIQALNGTTPKGLTDPITVKFSNTPGQNAAAKVVQPALPAFLNPQLTRRLGAIHHPINKGLARFSPMGGEVLDMMLPAAPANGLNVAPSGGWSIFIYNLAPETEENTLWQLFGPFGAVQNVKVIKDAATNQCKGYGFVTMTNYEEAMLAIRSLNGYTLGQRVLQVSFKTNKSK from the coding sequence ATGACGAACAAGGTGCTGGCGGCGGTTCAGGACCtccagaagcagcagcagcaacagcagcagcaacaacagcagcagcagcagcagcaacagcagcaacagcagcagcagcagcagaatggcgcaaacggtggcggtggtggtggtggtggtgaagcaGGCCAAACGGTGGCCGGCGGTGCGGCGGGCGGCGGTGGCCAAAGCTCGGACAACAACTCGCGCACCAACCTGATCGTGAACTATCTGCCACAGACAATGACGGAGGAAGAGATCCGGTCGCTGTTCTCGAGCGTCGGCGAGGTGGAAAGCGTGAAGCTGGTGCGCGACAAGAACGTCATCTACCCGGGGCAACCGAAGGGGCAGAGCCTCGGGTACGGCTTCGTCAACTACCACCGGCCGCAGGATGCCGAGCAGGCGGTGAACGTGCTGAACGGGCTGCGGTTACAGAACAAGGTGCTGAAGGTGTCGTTCGCCCGGCCCAGCTCGGAGGGCATCAAGGGTGCGAACCTGTACATCTCCGGCCTGCCGAAGACGATCACGCAGGAGGAGCTGGAGACGATCTTCCGGCCGTACGGCGAGATCATCACATCGCGCGTCCTCATCCAGGACGGCAACGACAAGCCGAAGGGCGTCGGCTTTATTCGGTTCGACCAGCGCAAGGAGGCGGAGCGGGCGATCCAGGCGCTGAACGGTACCACGCCGAAGGGGCTGACCGATCCGATCACGGTCAAGTTCTCGAACACGCCGGGCCAGAATGCGGCGGCCAAAGTGGTGCAGCCGGCCCTGCCCGCCTTCCTGAACCCGCAGCTGACTCGCCGGCTCGGCGCGATTCACCATCCGATCAACAAGGGGCTGGCCCGGTTTTCGCCCATGGGCGGGGAGGTGCTGGACATGATGCTGCCCGCCGCACCCGCCAACGGCTTGAACGTGGCCCCGTCCGGTGGCTGGAGCATATTCATCTACAATCTCGCACCGGAGACGGAGGAAAACACGCTGTGGCAGCTGttcggcccgttcggtgcggTGCAGAACGTGAAGGTCATCAAGGATGCGGCCACGAACCAGTGCAAGGGGTACGGGTTCGTGACGATGACCAACTACGAGGAGGCGATGCTGGCCATCCGGTCCCTCAACGGCTACACGCTCGGTCAGCGCGTCCTGCAAGTCAGCTTCAAGACCAACAAGTCAAAGTAA